Part of the Rhodococcus sp. OK302 genome is shown below.
AGTTACGTCATGAACCAATCAGGACAGACAGTGTCGATCGGCACCTGGCTGGCCGGCACCGGCGCGGCCTTCGCGTTCTTCTCCCCGATTCTGGGTTGGCTGGGCACCGCCGTGACCGGCTCGGACACGTCCGCGAATGCACTATTCGCCAAACTGCAGCAGGTCGCCGGCCAAACGGCAGGTATCGACCCGACCCTGTTGGTGGCTGCCAATACCTCCGGCGGCGTCGTCGGCAAACTCGTGAGCCCCCAGAACCTCACGATCGCTGCCACGGCCGTCGGCCAGATCGGCAGCGAACCCATCCTCTTGCGCAAGGTCATCGGATACAGCCTCGCCATGCTCCTCATCCTGTGCACGCTCGTGTATCTGCAGTCCACACCCGTCCTGTCGTGGATGCTCCCGTAGGCGCCACCTAGGCTCTTGGCTCATGCCCTCCGATTCGAGTCCACGCGCGTGGGAACAAGTTCTGAGCCACCTGGAGAAGAGGCTGACGTCGGGTGAGGTCCGCCCGGGTCAGCGCCTTCCGGGTGAACGCGTCCTTGCAGCAGAACTCGGCGTCGGCCGGTCCTCCGTCCGGGAAGCGTTGCGCGTCATGGAAGCACTCGGACTTCTCAAGGCGCAGACGGGATCCGGCCCGACGTCGGGTGCCATGATCGTCGCCCGACCCACCGGCGGCATGACCATGCTCATGCGCATGCAGGTTGCAGCACAAGGCTTTCCGGTTTCCGACGTCGTAAAGACGCGTTTGGTTCTCGAAGCCGAAGTCATGGCGACGCTTGCCCGCTTGCAGCCCACACCGGACCTCGGCAGTGCCGTCGAACTGCTCGACTCCATGGAGAACCTCGACCTCACTGCGGATGAGTTCCTCATCCTCGACGCCCAGTTCCACGTTGCCATGGCAGATGCCGCGGGCAACCAGGTTGTCGCAGCGATGATGGCCGGACTGCGCGAGTCCATCGAGGCCTACGTGCTCTCGGGGGTACAGCTCGATTCCTGGCCGACCACCTGCTCACGCCTGCGGCACGAACACCGCGGACTGGTGGAAGCTATCCAGGCCGGAGACCCGGACCTCGCACGTGAGCGGATCACCAGTCATATCCGTGGGTACTACGCCGAAAGCGCTCACTCGGGGAGCTGAACCGGGGGTGGTAATTGCACCTCCCGAAGTCGTGTACTGTTGGTTTTACACCGACGCGGGGTGGAGCAGCTCGGTAGCTCGCTGGGCTCATAACCCAGAGGTCGCAGGTTCAAATCCTGTCCCCGCTACAAAGATGGCCCGTAAGTTGCGATTCACTCGCAACTTACGGGCCATAGTTTTATGTCTAGGTGGGTTATGTCCAGGTCAGGACCCCACCAACTGAGCGACCACTATGTAGTTGTCGTCGGTCGGCTCCCCATCACGGACATCGCAATTGGCGAGGATCAAGCGCCCGGCAACCGATTCACGCAACTCATGTGCCCCCAGCAGAGTCCCCTTGCGCAGTGGACCAGCCGTCTCGACGACGTACTCCAGCACACCGGCAGACGTACTCAACACAACGCGGTCACCGGGTTCAACCACGCCCAAGGCCCGGAACGGGGCATCTCTCGTGGAGTAGTTGTGTCCGACCACCACGACGGTTTGGGTAGCCGAGGTGCCCGGCGTTCCGCTTTCGCCCCACCACACCGGAAGCTCGTCGACCGGGTTCAACTGCTGTCCGCTCTCCCCGCCCCGCATCAATTTCTCGGGGTGCAGTGGACTGCTCAGATAGGTCACTCCGTC
Proteins encoded:
- a CDS encoding FadR/GntR family transcriptional regulator, with product MPSDSSPRAWEQVLSHLEKRLTSGEVRPGQRLPGERVLAAELGVGRSSVREALRVMEALGLLKAQTGSGPTSGAMIVARPTGGMTMLMRMQVAAQGFPVSDVVKTRLVLEAEVMATLARLQPTPDLGSAVELLDSMENLDLTADEFLILDAQFHVAMADAAGNQVVAAMMAGLRESIEAYVLSGVQLDSWPTTCSRLRHEHRGLVEAIQAGDPDLARERITSHIRGYYAESAHSGS
- a CDS encoding class F sortase, with translation MAVAALAILVPGCSGIGAGSLPDRSPVESHIAAPPASATVEPAEPDHIELRSPDGVTYLSSPLHPEKLMRGGESGQQLNPVDELPVWWGESGTPGTSATQTVVVVGHNYSTRDAPFRALGVVEPGDRVVLSTSAGVLEYVVETAGPLRKGTLLGAHELRESVAGRLILANCDVRDGEPTDDNYIVVAQLVGS